The Arachis hypogaea cultivar Tifrunner chromosome 16, arahy.Tifrunner.gnm2.J5K5, whole genome shotgun sequence genome contains a region encoding:
- the LOC112697618 gene encoding E3 ubiquitin-protein ligase AIP2, producing the protein MESEDSVRLELEELQKQLGKKQRFESAVSSLKSMLQSKYLSASPSLRKSFYSVICRVATVLKTRYTAPGFWNAGLGLFEQAQLLVTEPSEKEHLKTCIAQAREHLHLEDNPSQTSQPAAQNYTNGGYLFEGHLTVDPEPPQPQWLVQSNLLSTAATLFAAESSQGSAATDTTPENAANVLQELIDRLEEVMPLMIEDGPMAPRAPPASKEVVARLPVITLTEEILAKLGKDAECAICRENLAVDDKMQELPCRHTFHPPCLKPWLDEHNSCPICRYELQTDDHAYESWKEREKEAEEERKGAENAVRGGEYMYV; encoded by the exons ATGGAATCGGAGGATTCGGTGAGACTAGAATTGGAAGAATTGCAGAAGCAATTGGGGAAGAAGCAAAGATTCGAGAGCGCTGTTTCCTCTCTCAAATCCATGCTTCAGAGCAAATATCTATCAGCTTCTCCATCTCTTCGTAAATCT TTTTATTCGGTTATATGCCGAGTTGCTACCGTGTTGAAGACTAGATATACGGCACCGGGTTTCTGGAATGCTGGCCTAGGCCTGTTTGAGCAGGCTCAATTACTTGTTACTGAGCCTTCTGAGAAGGAGCACTTGAAGACTTGCATTGCTCAGGCCAGGGAACACTTGCATTTAGAAGATAACCCATCACAAACCTCGCAGCCTGCAGCGCAGAATTATACGAATGGAG GATATCTTTTCGAGGGGCATCTTACTGTAGATCCTGAACCTCCTCAGCCTCAATGGTTGGTGCAGTCAAACCTCTTGTCAACTGCTGCTACTTTGTTTGCTGCTGAATCGTCTCAAGGTTCGGCAGCGACTGATACCACACCAGAGAATGCAGCTAATGTGcttcaagagcttatagatagaTTGGAAGAAGTCATGCCCCTG ATGATTGAAGATGGTCCTATGGCTCCAAGGGCCCCTCCTGCCAGTAAAGAAGTCGTGGCGAGACTTCCTGTCATTACTCTCACAGAGGAAATACTGGCTAAGCTGGGGAAAGATGCAGAGTGTGCAATTTGCAGGGAGAACCTGGCTGTAGATGACAAAATGCAAGAGTTACCTTGCAGGCACACTTTCCATCCACCGTGTCTAAAACCATGGCTG GATGAACACAATTCTTGTCCGATATGCCGGTATGAGCTGCAAACTGATGATCATGCCTATGAGAGCTGGAAGGAACGGGAAAAGGAAGCTGAGGAGGAGAGGAAAGGTGCTGAAAATGCCGTTAGAGGTGGTGAATATATGTATGTCTAG
- the LOC112697617 gene encoding F-box only protein 13-like, translating to MELGLKRKLPQNDFSMDELNEDLLERILSWLPTSAFFRLNSVSKRWKSAANSVSFKLACSQIPSRDPWFLMVAPNLKQSVVFNSAENSWKRLNYPCHLREDSDQGCMPVAASGGLVCYRKSSGNFIVCNPVTGSCRELPPLHFASENHQSLNAVVMSSTTSNGQQSYKIVLVLGEIPNLFLKLYNSTSGCWEDESALKKNVDDSSMDCDSTDANVVYFLSTTGTVVASNMQRSPSKQYSSVITNKDGRETVYFLSSSGTVVACNLADKSFFEYPRLLPVFSEYSIDIAVCNGELVVVLLSEFLESASLRVWKYDEANRRWQQIVVMPAAMSHEWYGRKVDINCVGAGDRIFICLNSPEICTYIVCDLVTNTWVELPKCCINGEVMEFMSAFSFEPRIEASV from the coding sequence ATGGAACTTGGTTTGAAGAGAAAGTTACCACAAAATGACTTTTCTATGGATGAACTCAATGAAGATCTCTTGGAAAGGATACTTTCATGGCTCCCAACTTCAGCATTCTTTCGCCTCAATTCTGTCAGCAAAAGATGGAAATCTGCTGCTAATTCTGTGAGTTTCAAGCTTGCCTGCTCGCAAATTCCTTCCCGGGATCCTTGGTTCTTGATGGTTGCTCCAAACCTCAAGCAATCTGTTGTGTTTAACTCTGCTGAAAACAGTTGGAAAAGGCTCAATTATCCGTGCCATCTTCGCGAAGATTCCGACCAAGGTTGCATGCCAGTTGCAGCCTCTGGTGGCCTAGTTTGCTACCGGAAATCGTCCGGAAATTTCATCGTGTGCAATCCGGTGACAGGGTCTTGTAGGGAACTCCCTCCATTGCATTTTGCCTCAGAAAATCATCAATCTCTCAATGCAGTTGTGATGAGTAGTACAACTTCAAATGGCCAACAATCCTACAAGATTGTGTTGGTTCTTGGTGAAATTCCAAATCTTTTCCTTAAACTCTACAATTCAACCTCTGGTTGTTGGGAAGATGAGTCTGCACTGAAGAAGAATGTTGATGATAGTTCAATGGATTGTGATTCGACCGATGCCAATGTTGTTTACTTCCTTAGCACAACAGGAACTGTGGTTGCTAGTAACATGCAGAGAAGCCCATCAAAGCAATATTCATCAGTTATTACTAACAAAGACGGCCGGGAGACAGTCTACTTCCTTAGCTCGTCCGGAACAGTAGTAGCTTGTAATTTGGCAGACAAGTCCTTCTTTGAGTATCCCAGGTTGTTGCCTGTTTTCAGCGAGTATTCTATCGATATTGCAGTGTGTAATGGTGAATTGGTAGTTGTTCTGCTATCAGAATTCTTGGAGAGTGCTAGTCTTAGGGTGTGGAAATACGACGAGGCTAACCGGCGCTGGCAACAGATTGTAGTGATGCCAGCAGCTATGTCTCATGAGTGGTATGGAAGGAAGGTGGATATTAACTGCGTCGGAGCAGGCGATCGGATATTTATATGCTTGAACTCTCCTGAGATTTGCACTTATATAGTCTGTGATTTGGTGACCAACACTTGGGTTGAATTGCCAAAATGTTGCATTAATGGTGAAGTCATGGAATTCATGTCTGCATTTTCATTTGAGCCTAGGATAGAGGCTTCTGTATGA
- the LOC112697616 gene encoding ubiquitin carboxyl-terminal hydrolase 18 — MLVAEGTEWDLKWFLQWLSALVIALALHTFVKDTASKYFQRNSNNRFDNHLQQPMPGVLDDPSCAACGARATKKCSRCKAVRYCSQECQQSHWKSGHKAKCTVNSKQNGTTNCVSKPSAAGEKSSSSIALIPSSKTSRPIKKPKDVLFPYDEFIKFFNSEKPGFPPCGLLNCGNSCFGNVVLQCLSFTRPLVAYLLEKGHHRECSCNSDWCFLCEFEAHVERTRSSSQAFSPTSILSRLSNISGTLGCGSQEDAHEFMRLCIDAMQSVCLDEFGGEKSVPPKLQETTLIQHIFGGRLQSEVFCTKCENISKQYENMMDLTVEIHGDAASLEECLDQFTAKEWLHGENMYKCDGCKDYVKAWKRLTVNRAPNILTIALKRFQSGRFGKLNKRISFPETLNLSPYMSEAGDGSDIYKLYAVVVHIDMLNASFFGHYICYIKDFNGNWYRIDDWKVTKVDMEEVLSQGAYMLLYNRSSAQPSSLQIQATESSEPALAQTVKVEREQGPNELVECLSNMNAQAATCNGAREVSPSYSSPEPKVSGNKYEPLSGMNADAKGEHSEDVDISDAEPTDVTNISSSKVESSDIPISPADKDSRNVDMDQSQAKTSSCTEKKDDTHTVRSGPSAVSPTNFAVSMGRQNMGENLEHNTEVVKCKLSTTKDNAYCANGNGNGNGYASANKSITAVEDAETDQGNEANKVGIKGDKLIM; from the exons ATGCTGGTGGCGGAAGGAACAGAGTGGGATCTGAAGTGGTTCCTTCAGTGGCTCTCCGCACTTGTTATCGCCCTTGCCTTGCACACTTTCGTTAAGGACACAGCCTCTAAGTACTTTCAACGGAACAGCAATAACCGTTTCGATAACCACCTCCAACAACCAATGCCTGGCGTTCTCGACGACCCTTCCTGCGCCGCGTGTGGAGCACGCGCCACCAAGAAGTGCTCGCGATGCAAAGCTGTTCGATACTG CTCGCAAGAATGCCAACAGTCACATTGGAAGTCCGGACATAAGGCGAAGTGTACAGTAAATTCGAAACAAAATGGGACTACTAATTGTGTGTCAAAGCCTTCGGCAGCTGGGGAGAAAAGTTCATCTTCAATTGCACTGATACCAAGTTCCAAAACTTCGAGGCCTATCAAGAAGCCTAAGGAT GTTCTTTTTCCTTACGATGAATTCATTAAATTCTTTAACTCGGAAAAGCCAGGATTTCCTCCTTGTGGACTCCTGAATTGTGGAAACAG TTGCTTTGGAAATGTGGTTCTTCAGTGTCTCTCATTCACAAGGCCACTTGTTGCGTACTTGCTGGAAAAGGGCCACCACAGAGAAT GCAGTTGCAATAGTGATTGGTGCTTTCTTTGTGAATTTGAAGCTCATGTTGAAAGAACAAGGTCAAGTTCTCAGGCATTTTCTCCGACCAGTATTCTTTCCCGTTTGTCTAATATTAGTGGTACTTTGGGTTGTGGAAGTCAAGAAGATGCTCATGAGTTCATGAG attatgcATTGATGCTATGCAATCTGTTTGCCTTGATGAATTTGGTGGAGAGAAGTCCGTCCCTCCTAAGCTTCAGGAAACAACTCTTATTCAACACATTTTTGGTGGCCGGCTTCAATCCGAG GTGTTTTGCACAAAATGTGAAAATATTTCAAAACAGTATGAAAATATGATGGACTTGACTGTTGAAATTCATGGAGATGCTGCCTCCTTAGAAGAATGTCTAGACCAGTTTACAGCCAAGGAGTGGCTCCATGGAGAAAATATGTATAAATGTGATGG GTGCAAAGACTATGTTAAGGCGTGGAAGCGTCTCACTGTGAATCGTGCCCCGAATATTCTTACAATTGCCTTAAAAAGATTTCAG AGTGGCAGGTTTGGAAAGCTTAACAAGAGAATATCATTCCCTGAGACTTTAAATCTTAGCCCCTATATGAGTGAAGCTGGAGATGGATCTGACATTTACAAGCTATATGCTGTTGTAGTCCATATTGATATGCTAAATGCTTCATTCTTCGGCCACTATATCTGCTACATCAAGGATTTCAACGGAAACTGGTATAGGATTGATGATTGGAAG GTCACGAAGGTGGACATGGAGGAGGTACTTTCTCAAGGTGCATACATGCTATTGTATAACAG GTCTAGTGCTCAACCATCCAGCCTTCAAATTCAAGCAACGGAATCATCAGAACCAGCACTGGCGCAAACGGTTAAGGTGGAACGAGAGCAAGGTCCAAATGAACTAGTTGAATGCCTCTCAAATATGAATGCTCAGGCTGCGACTTGCAATGGAGCTCGCGAGGTTTCTCCATCTTATAGTAGTCCAGAACCGAAGGTCTCTGGCAACAAATATGAGCCTCTGTCTGGAATGAACGCTGATGCCAAAGGAGAGCATTCTGAGGATGTCGATATTAGTGATGCTGAGCCAACGGATGTTACAAATATTTCCAGTAGTAAAGTTGAATCATCCGACATACCCATTTCTCCAGCCGACAAAGATTCACGGAACGTAGACATGGACCAATCCCAAGCGAAGACATCTAGCTGCACAGAAAAGAAAGACGACACTCATACAGTTAGGTCTGGCCCCTCTGCAGTTTCGCCAACCAATTTTGCTGTTTCAATGGGTCGTCAAAACATGGGAGAGAACTTGGAACATAATACAGAAGTGGTTAAATGCAAGTTGTCAACAACAAAAGATAATGCATACTGTGCCAATGGCAATGGCAACGGCAACGGCTATGCCAGTGCTAACAAATCCATTACTGCAGTTGAGGATGCTGAAACTGACCAAGGAAATGAAGCTAACAAAGTAGGAATAAAAGGGGACAAGTTAATAATGTAG